In the genome of Caulobacter flavus, the window CTTCCTCCTGGCCCGAACCGTCGGCGTGGTCGACGGCGCTGGCCCAGGAACCAGACAAGCTCCGTGGGCGGAAGATCTCACGTCGGCGCCGGCGGCGGCGGCCGTTCCCGCCTCCGCTCTCCCCTATCGGATCGAAGACTACCGCAACTTCGGCGTCATCGCCCACGACCAGGCCGGCAAGGCGACGATGGCCGAGCGGATCCTGTCCTGCGTCGGCAAGACGAAGAACACCGCCGACCTCCAGGGCGGTTTCGCCACCATGGCCTGGGACGAGCCGTCGCAGGACAGCGCCGCTTCCGTCGCCCCTGCCGCCACGGCCGCGATCTGGAACGGGAAGCGCTTCAACGTCATCGACGCCCCGGCTCCCGACGATTTCGCCCTCGAACTTCCGCGAAGCCTGCGTGTCTTGGACGGCGCGGTGATCGTTCTGGACGGCGCGGCCGGCGTGGAGCCCCAGATCGAAACGGCCTGGCGACTGGCCGACGAGGTTCCGCGGATCGTGTTCGTCGACGGGATGGACCGGGCCGACGCCGATTTCGATCGCTCGGTCGCTTCGATAGGCGACCGTCTCGGCGTCAGGGCCGTGCCGATCCAGCTGCCGCTCGGTTCGGGAGCCGGACTGAAAGGCGTGGTGGACTTGCTGCGGATGAAGGCCGTGGTCTGGGACGACGACAGCGGCGCCGCGGGGCGCGATCAGGAAATCCCGACCAACCTGCTGAACGAGGCGCTGGCGGCCCGCGCGCATCTGGTGGAAAGCCTCATCGAGCACGATCGCGAGGCTGTCGTGGCGTTCCGGAGCGGCCGCCCGCCTTCCGTCGAGACGCTGAAGAGAAGCCTGCGCCAGGGCGTCCTGGCCGGCGCCCTCCACCCTGTGCTCTGCGGCTCGGCCGCCAAAGGCAAGGGCGTCCAGCCCATACTCGACGCCGTCGCCGACTACCTGCCTTCGCCCGCCGACGCCCCGCCGGCCAGAGGCGTGGACTTCAAGACCGGAGAGGCCGTCACCCGCATCCCCTCTGACGCCGAGCCGCTGTCGGCCTGGGCGTTCAGGGTCGCGCACGATCCTCTCGTCGGGTCCCTGACCTTCTGCCGCATCTACTCGGGCAAGCTGCAAGAGGGCATGAACCTGCTGAACGCCACCCGCGACAAGCGCGAGCGGGTCGCCCGCATACTGCTGATGCACGCCGACACCCGCGAGGACGTCAAGCAGGCCGGCGCCGGCGACGTGGTGGCCCTCGCCGGACTCAAGGAAACCTGCACGGGCGACACCCTGTGCGACCCTCTGACGTCGCCGGTGATACTGCAGCCGATGGACTGCCCGCCCCCGGTCATCGAGATCCCCGTCGAGCCCAGGTCCCTGACCGGCCAAGAGGCGCTGCGCGGCGCCCTCCGGGGGCTGGTCGCCGACGATCCGTCGCTGATCGTCTCCCTCGACCCGTCCGGCCGCACTATCCTCAAGGGGGCCAGCGAACGGCAACTCGAGGCCAAGCTCGACATCCTCAAGCGAGACTACGGCATAGTCGCCCGGGTCGGCGCGCCACGCGCGGCCTATCTGGAGACGATCACCCGCCCGGCGACGATCGACTACACCCACAAGAAGCAGACCGGCGGCGCGGCGCAGTTCGCGCGCGTCACCATCGCCTTCGAGCCCGGCAAATCGGGATCCGGCTTCGTGTTCGAGTCGGCGATCGCGGGCGAGGCGGTGCCGAAGGCGTTCATCCCCGGCGTCCAGAAGGGACTGGAGGCGGCCAGGGCCAGTGGTCTGCTAGCCGGCTTCCCGGTTGTCGACTTCAAGGCCACCCTGGTGGGCGGCGGGCATCACGACGTCGACTCCACGTTCCTGGCCTTCGAGATCGCCACCCGCACCGCCTTCCAGGAACTGCGCGGCAAGGGTGAGCCCAGGCTGCTCGAGCCGATCATGAAGGTCGAGGTCGTGACTCCAGAAGAGCATCTGGGGCAGATCCTCGGCGACCTGAGCGGCCGTCGAGGCGCGATCCAGGATATAGACAGGCGCGGAAGAGCAGCGACCGTGACCGCGCTGGTCCCCCTGGCGCGCCTCTTCGGCTACGCGCAGGATCTGCGGAGCCTGTCTCATGGCCTGGCGCAGTTCACGATGGTCCATGATCGTTATGCACCGGCGCCAGACACGGCGGCGACGTTCCGAAGCTAAAGGACCGCGCAGGCGCTCGAGCCGTCCATAAACTCCCCCGAGCTCGCGGCGATCGGCGCTCGCGAGTTCGGGGACATCGACGTCATGGCGATCATCGACGGCTTTCAGAAAAGCCGGCGACGATTGGGATCGGCGCGCCAGGCGGGCGTCCGAGCTGGAGGCAAAAAAGAAGGCGCCCTAAGGCGCCTTCGTTGATCACTCCCACTCAATAATACTCAAATCACTCAAGACACTGTAATTAAAGAGATTTTCTAATCACACATTTGTTATCCCGCCGACGAAATCGCCGGAATATTATCACATTGTTTTTTATGGGAAATTTCTCAACTTGACACGACCGCCATAGCGCGCCATTTGATTTTTGCATCAAGTACAGCCTAATATATATCCACACTATATACTTACACAAAAACACACCCAAACCACCCCGAACTACGCTCCAGCCCTCCCCCAAACTCTCCCCACCCGGCCGAGTCGGCGCGTTCGAGACCGACAGCGTGCGCGGGCGCCCATTTCATTCCATCCGGCCTGCCGCTCTGCATCCCCAAAATGGTCAGCCAGGCTCATCTGAAAAATACCGTCGCCCTCTCATGAAAAGCCTGTGGCGCAAGGCGTTTCAGTCACAGCGCCTTCGGATTGGCGAGGCAAAGACGCCACCTATCCCGCCCGTGCCATAGCGAGTATCGCCTCCACCACTTCACGGCGAAGTTGCGATCCGCCAAGGTGCCCCAATCAAGCTGGGCCGTGGCGAGCGTACATGCACATTTCTAGACTGCAGCTGGTCAACTACCGCAACTTCGCGCGAACCAGCGTGACGTTCAAAGGCGGCGTCAACACGATCATCGGGGAGAACGGCTCGGGTAAGACCAACCTCTTCCGCGCCATTCGCCTGCTGCTCGACGGCAACCTTTCCTGGTCGGCCAGCCGCATGACCCGCGACGACTTTCATCGGGGCCTAGGCCCCGATTGGCAGGGCCATTGGATCATCATTAGCTTGGACTTCGCCGACGTCTCGGACGACGAGGCGGTACAGGCCATGTTCCTCCACGGCGCCGGTGACGCCGCCGCGGGCGGCGCCGTCGATCGGGCCAGCTACACCCTCGTCTGTCGGCCCAAAGCGCCACGCCGCGTCCAGCTTTCCAAACTGGCGGCCGGTGACGTCGCTGGGCTGGACGCGATCCGCGCCGAGATGACCATCGACGACTATGAGACAGCGCTATTCGGCAAGAGCACGGCCGACTTCACCGATCCGGCCGCCTACACGGCCCTGGTGGGGGATTTCAGCGCCGTCCAGTTTCCAGCCGAACTGGAGCCGCCTGGCCTGGGCTTCCGGATCCAGGGGGCGATGACGATCTATGACCACGTCTGCTTCACGTACATCCAGGCCCTGCGCGACGTGGTCGAGGAGTTCCGCAACAACCGCACTAATCCGCTCCTGGGGCTGCTGCGGAGCAAAAGCGGCAAGATCAGCGCCGCGACCATGGACCCCATCACGGCCCTGGTTGATCAGCTCAACGGCAAGATCTCCGACCTCGACGACGTTCAGGAGGTCCGCAGGAACATCCGCGAGACGATTTCCGACGCTGCGGGGGTGACCTACTCGCCCACCAAGCTCTCGATCCGTTCGGAACTGCCGACCGAGGCCGACCGCCTGTTCCAGTCCCTGAAACTCTTTGTCGGCGAGGCCGACGACGGCCACGAGGGCGGCGTCCAGGATCTCAGCCTGGGCGGCGCCAACCTGATCTACCTCACTCTCAAGCTCCTGGAGTTCAAATACCAGAAGGGCAAGCAGGCCTGCGCCAACATCCTGCTGATCGAGGAGCCGGAAGCCCACATCCACACCCACATTCAGAAGACCCTGTTCGAGCGACTGAAGTACGACGAGACCCAGATCATCTATTCGACCCACTCGACCCACATCTCCGAGGTCAGCAAGGTCGACAGCATCAATATCCTGGCGCGGTCGGGAGCCAGCTGCGAGGCCTATCAGCCCTCGGTCGGTCTCGATACCGACCAGATCGGTGCGCTCGAACGCTACCTCGACGCGGTGCGATCCAACCTACTCTTCGCCAAGAGTGTGATCCTCGTGGAAGGCGACGCCGAGGAAATCCTCATCCCTATCCTGGTCAAACAGGTGCTCGGGATCAGCCTCGACGAGATGGGCGTCAGCCTGATCAACATCCGCAGCACCGGCTTCGAAAACATCTCGGTCCTCTTCCACGCCGACCGCATCCGCAAACGCTGCGCGATCATCACCGACTTGGATGCGCCAACCATCGACATCACGGTCCATGAGGGCGACACCAAAGAGACAATCACCGACAAGGGCGTCGCCGAGCGCTCGGCCAAGGCCGGAGCGGACCGTCACGAGCGCCTGACGGCCATGGAGGCGGCCAACCCGCTGGTCAGCTGCCACTTCGCTGATCACACCTTCGAGGTCGACTTCATCAAGGCAGGCAACGTCCAGACCGTCGTGGACGTCGTGCCTGAACTCTACGTGCAGAAGGCCTATCGCGACGCGGCCATCGCGCGCCTGGCGTCAGGCAAACTCGATGAGTACGGCCCCCAGGTGCTGTTCCTGGCCAACAAGGCCGGCAAGGGCTGGTTCGCGGTGATGCTGGGCCGGCTGATCACGGCCGACACCATCGTGCCAGGCTACATCCTAGATGCACTGCTGAAGGTCCATGCGCCGCTGTCGGCGCCGACGATCGCGGCGATCATCGACCATCGACTCGCGGCCTTGCAAGCCAACGGCGCGGACGAGCTCGATATCCTGATGCTGGGCGTGGAGGTGGAAAAGTACCGCACCGGCGAGATCGATCTGGATGCGCTGAAGGCCAGCCTACTTGCGAACTACCCGGAAGGGACGCTCGCGGAAATTCTAAGCAGGCTCTGACCATGTTCGTCTGGGCAGAAGATGACCTCAACGCCGAGCAGGCCGCCGCCGTGATGGAGCCCGGCAGCGTTTTTCTCACCGCCTGCCCCGGTAGCGGCAAGACCCGCACCCTCACCTATCGGATCGCCCGCGAACTCTCCCTCCTGACCTCCCCCCAGCAGCGCGTGATGGCCATCACCTACACTCATCGCGCCGCCGAAGAGATCCAGGACCGGATCGACGGCCTGGGCGTGGACAGCTCACGACTTTGGATCGGAACAATCCACGCCTTCTGTCTGGAATGGATCCTCAAGCCCTACGGGATCTACCATCCTTCGCTGCGCAATGGATTTCGGGTGATCGACCCCCAAGCGCGCGACGCGCTGCTCGACGAGCTCTGCGCGGCCAGCAAGGTCCCGGGCCTGTCGCGGTGGGAATGCGACCACTATGTCACGACCAGCTCGACAATCTTCCAATGCCGGGACGCCACACTGGCCCCGCATGTGGAGACCATCCTCAAGCAGTATCGGGCTCGACTGCAGGCCGATCGCCAGATCGATTTCGAGATGATGCTGAAGTTCTCCTATCAGCTCATCAAGCGTGGCGACGCCGTCGCCAAGATCCTCAGCCGGATCTTCACCTGTATCCTGGTCGACGAGTACCAGGACACCAAAGAGATCCAGTACGGCATTCTGGCCGCGATCCTGAAGGCCGGCGGAGGCGAGACCCGCGCCTTCATCGTCGGCGACCCCAACCAGGCGATCCTGGCCTCGCTTGGCGGCCACGCCATGGCGGTCGCCGACTTCGCCACCCTGGCCAGCGTAGCCCTGGTGGAGAAGGACCTGTCGCGAAACTACCGCTCCTCGCGGCGGATCGTTGAGTACTTCGGACACTTCAACGAGCTGACGGCCACCATCGAGGCGGCCGGCGAGCATCGGGACTTCGCCAGCCTCATCACCTACGACACAGAGACCCACCAGAAGGACCTGGAGGCCGAACTGGTGCGGCTGATCCGGCGTAGCATCGAGGTCGAAAAGATCGCACCGCACGAGGTCTGCGTCGTGGCGCCGCAATGGGCCAAGCTCGCGACAATGACCCGGGCCCTGATCGCGGCCTTGCCAGAGTACGAGTTCAACGGACCCGGCGCCATTCCCTTCGCCCGAAGCCCGGACAATTTCTGGTACAAGGTCAGCCGGATCGTCCTGACCAAACCCCACCCGGCGCTGTTTGTCCGCCGGCTGCGCTGGGCTGGCGAGGTGCTGCGCGAACTGATCAACGCCGGCGCGCCCGTCGAACACCTGTCGCGGCGAGACTTCCTCAGACTCTGCAACGGCATCCGCCTGAACGAGCTGGATGGCTTGACCTATCTGCGCCTGTTTTTCGACGCCTTACTGGACGTGCTGGGTCTGTCGATCGACGACTACGACACTATCAAAGACCACCACGTCGCGTTCTTCGACGCTTCGACGGCCCGGCTGAAGCTGTTGGTCAAGGAGGGCGGCGAGGGCCTGTCGGAATTGAGCGCTTTTCAGAAGGTGTTCTCCGAGCGATCCGGCATCACCGTCTCCTCGATCCATGGGGTCAAGGGCTTGGAGTTCGACACGGTGATCGCCTACTGCCTGCTCGAGGATATGGTCCCTCATTTCAGCGATCCGGAGGGGCAAGCCAGCGCCACCAAGCTCCTGTACGTCATCGGCTCCAGGGCCAGAAAGCACCTGCACCTGATCTCCGAGCAGGGACGCCAGAACAAGTATCGAGAACCCTATCTGCCCACCAAGCGGCTCGAAACCTACGCCTATGGATACGACGCCTGGCCCTCACCGCCGCCAACGACCGGCGTGGCGCCGGCCCCGCCCTGATCGACAAACGCGGGCTCCCTGTCTCAGATTCGATCCGAGAAGCGCTCGAACGCCGTGATTTTCCGGGTCGGCAGGTGGATCTCGCCGCCATAGATCTCCTTGGCGAGATACTCCAGCTCCGCGTCCCGATCAGCCTCGGCCACGTCGATGTACCAAGCCTTGGGGGTTGGCCCCTCCTCGCCGTTCCAGCGATAGCCACGCGCCTTCAGCCGATCTTTCAGGTCGAAAGGCGAACGTTCGGCCCAGATGCGCCAGCTCGGCTGGCGAGCGACCTCGAGCAGATGAGAGAGCGCCGTGCGACCGCTCTTCAGCGGACGGCCCAGGATCTCCAGTCCCGCCAGGCAGTCGTTCTCGGCCCGGTGGCCTTCAAAGAAGAAACCGCACTGGCTGGCGAGATACGAAAGCTTGGTCCCCTCAAAGCCCTCCCCGGCCCAATCGACCTGGCTCATCGAGCATGCCCACCCCTTCAGCTTGAACGCCTCGCACAGACGCTCGACGAAGCGCCGGTCGAACTGAGCGTTGTGGGCGATGACCACGGCGGCTTGGGCGATGAAGGCGGCGACGTCGTTGGGATCGATGGCGTGACCAGCGACCATTTCGTTGGTGATGCCGGTGATCCGGGTAATCTCCGCGGAGATCGGGACTTTCGGTTCGCGCAGGGCGGTGAACGCCTCACCGACCGCGCAAATGCGCCCATCGGCGTCGTATTTGAACGGCACCATGGCCAGTTCGATGATCTCGTCGCGGGAGGAATCCGTCCCGGTGGTTTCCGTATCGATGTAGACGCCGTCCTTCAGCAGTGCGGCGTTGGTGATCGGCGCCAGGGTGCAGGACTCTAGCCGACGCAGCAGGCGATAGCGGCCGCTGGCTTCAAGCTGAGCCGCCATGACCTCAAGAGCAGCCAGATCCGGAGTTTCGATCACGTACTTGGTCGACCTCTAGGCTTGTCCTCAGCTTGACCAGACAGCGGTGCTTACCGCGCCTGGCAACGTTCCTCACCTTGGTAGCGAGATTCTCATCGATCTTCTCGCAAGCGCCAAGACAGCTTGAAGCCAGCGCAGGTTCAACCACGGCCCGATCTGACGATTTAGCGCGCGTTGAGGGGTGAGCGGGTCCCGATGCGTAACCCCATAAAAGCGCTGACAGCGGGGATCCTATGGTCCGCCAAAAGACGAGACACGATCGCGCACGTCGGCGTCGGCCCGGTCCCCTTTTGGGGACGGCGGCGCCCCTCATCGCCACCTTTGGCGTCGGACCGACCGCGTACGAAATCTTCGCAGCGAACACACCCAAGGCCGATAACCGGATTTGGATCTCCTACCCACATCGTGATTTCCGGGGGCCAGCGCCCTCCCCGGGGCGCTGATGGACGGCGCCGAAGTTCTAGACGTGGCCCGAGCCGCGATCTGGCTGACGGTGGAAATCTCGGCGCCGATTTTGATCGCCGGCCTGGTTGTCGGCGTCGCAATCGGTCTTTTTCAGGCCCTGACCCAGATCCAGGAGCAGACGCTCGTCTACGCTCCGAAGATCGTGGCGATCTTTATCACGCTCCTGATTTTCCTGCCGATGATGGCCGCCCTGATGAAGAAATTCATGGAGCAAATCGCGCAACGGATCGCTGCGATGTAGCCGCACGGGGCGGCGGCGGACCTCACCATACTTTCGAAACAGGCGCGGCCCGTGGCGGCGATCTCAGCCTTGTAGAACTCAAAAGGGAGGTAAGACCGATGCAAGTGATGGGGTGGGATCTGAGACATCCGAGAACGCATCTCGGAATCGTCGTCGTGCTGGGCGCAGCTGCACTGCTAGCGGCGATGGCCGTTGGCCTAACCATAGGCTTGGGGCTTTACAATATCGGCGCCGACGCGCCTCACACGCGGCCAGTCTACAAGGTGCTGCAGACCCTGCGCGACCGGTCCATCAGTGTCCGGGCGGCGGACATTAAGCCGCCAGCGAACCTGGGCGATCCCAAGCGGATCGCGAGCGGCGCGGGTCTTTACACCGAGATGTGCAGCGGCTGCCATCTCGCGCCTGGCCTCGAAAAGACCGAGATGAGCCAGGGGCTCTATCCTCAAGCGCCGGAGCTTTGGCAGAGCGTAGACCTCACCGCCGGTGAACAGTTCTGGGCGATCAAACACGGCATCAAGATGACGGCCATGCCGGCGTGGGGACGAACCCACAACGATGAGCTGATCTGGGACATGGTGGCGTTTGTCCGCCAGTTACCCACGATGTCTCCCGCACAATACCAAGCGGCCATCAAGAGCGCCCCAGCCGACCACGATGAGATGATGAAGGAAGGCGGGATGCCGGGCATGGCGATGCCAGGGATGACAATGGCGCCCAAAGAACCGGACGCTCATCCCGGCCACGACCACTGACGTGTGCAAGGGCAAGCCTCGACAACCCGGCCATGCCCTCGATCCGGAGCTTCTGATGGACGATATCTTCGACTGCCTGATCCTCGGAGCGGGTCCGGCCGGGCTCGCTGCGGGGCTCTATCTGCGGCGGTTTCGCCGAACCGTGTTGATCGCCGACGCCGGACAAAGCCGTGCAGCGTTGATCCCGCGCAGCCACAACGTTCCGGGTTTCACCGGGGGTATCCGTGGGGCGGACTTGCTTGCCCAGCTGCGCGAGCAACTGACGCCGTTCGGCCCCGTGGAGTGGGCGGGCCGTATAACGCGGCTGGATCGGGTCGACGAGACCGTTTGGCGCGCGACCATAGCCGATCGGGCTGTGTTCGGCCGGACCATCCTTTTTGCAACGGGTGTGGTCGACCGGCGACCGCCAATCTCCGAGCCTGACCAGGCGATCCGTGATGGGTTACTTCGGTTCTGTCCGATCTGTGACGGCTTCGAAGCTATGCTGGATAGGATCGCTGTCATCGGGGCGGACGATCACGCCGCAAACGAGGCGTTGTTCCTTCGCGCCTACAGCCCCAGTGTCAGCATGTTGACCCTGGGTCCCAACCATGAGGTCTCGCGTAGCAGTCGCGAGGCTCTCGATGCAGCGAACATACCGCTGATTTCTGTTCAGTCCGACCACCTGATGGTGGAGCGTGGTCGGCTGCGTGCCCGGCGGATGGATGGCTTGGCGCTCGATCCCTTCGAGGTCGTTTATGGCGCCCTGGGCGTCAAGCCGCAATCGGACCTCGCCCAGGCGATTGGCGTCGGCGTCGACCGATCAGGATGTATCCTCGTCGATGAGCACCAGCGCACGAACCTTCCAACCATCTATGCCGCGGGGGACGTCGCGCGAGGTCTTAACCAGATCAGCGTCGCCGTCGGTGAGGCGGCGATCGCCGCGACCGCCATCCACAATAGCCTCGCCCCCGCGCGCACGGTCCATGACTGAGGTGTGGCGTCCGACATCTCCGTACGCAGGAGAGCTCGTGATCGCAGATCAGCGCTCCGAGCGGGCATATCTTAAGAGGGGGAACGGGATTGTCCGACGAGTTGACGCGTGAACTGCTGAGCCGCTGGCGGAACGATCCAAGCGGCGCCTATCAAAGTTGGTTTCTTTGGGAGGATCGCCTGAAGAACTTCCGATCGATCCGACGAGGCGTCCAGCAAGTCGCCGCCGAGATCGAGGCGGAGCGATTTGGCGTGACCTACCGCGGGTCGTCCCTAGAGACTGTCGTCCACTCGATCGCCGAGCAGCGACAGGTGTTCAAGGGGGCAGACCATGCCTTTCTGTGGAAGCCCAAACTGCGGATCCCCGACATCTATGAGCACCCAGGAAACCAGCGCGCCTTCGGCCGGTTGCTGGACGCCTGCGTCTGTTGCGACACCGAAGAGCACGTCCTGGCGGAAATCCGCCGGATCGATGCGCTGAAGATCAAAGGCCTGGGTCCAGCGGTGGCCAACATCCTCTACTTCTTGCACCCGACCATAGCTCCGCCGTTCAATACCGCGATCGTGCGCGGCTACAACGCCCTGACTGGCGCCAACGTGAAGCTTGGCCGATGGGATGAGTACCTTGCGATGCGGCAGGGTCTGATCGCGTTCAATAGCAAACACCGGGACCTGCTATCCAACGACCTTGGAGCGGCAGCAGCGTTCTGTTTCGACTTGGGCGTCGGACTCTATGCGCCGCCCCCGCGAACCAATGACGCCGTTGCGCGAGCTGACTGGGCAGCGGATTTGGCCAAAGTTCGCGCCCAGGCCGCCAAACCCTCGGCGGCTGAGGCGGACGCGCGGACCCATACCGAAATCCAGGGCTGGCTACGCGATCTAGGGCGCGCGCTCGGCTACGACGTCTGGATCGCCCAAAACGACCGCGGGCGGCCGTGCGGTCCCGGCCGCCTGGGCGATCACTGTATGGAGCGATTGCCACCGGCGCTTGATAGCCGCCCAGGCGCCGAAGCGGTCCGCCTGATCGATGTGCTGTGGTTGAACACGGCGGGCGCCATCGTGGCCGCCTTCGAGGTGGAGCACACCACCTCGATCTATTCCGGGATCGTGCGGATGCTGGACCTCGCCCTGGGCGGCGACGCAAGCGGCCTCCACAGCCTGTTCCTCGTCGCGCCAGACAAGCGTGAAGCGGACGTGCGTGCGCAGATCGCCCGCCCGGCCTTCAGCCGGATCGCGGACCTGAGCGTGCGCTACCTGCCCTACAGCGCGCTGGAGCAGCATCGCGACGCGATGGCCCGTTTCGGATCCGGCGTTGCAGCGCTTGAGAAAGTCTCCCACCGGCTCACCTAGACGCCAGCTCCCGATCCTGGGTTGCACTCAAGGCGCAGCTCCATTTTGCTGATAGGCCACGGGCCGATTCATCGGTCGCCTGCATGCTGGGACGCCCCGCGCCGCCATGGACTTTCTCGACAAGCAGATCGCACCCCCGCGATCCTGGGACAAGTTCGAGGAGCTGACCCGCGCGGTGTTCGCCGAGCTTTGGTCCGATCCACACGCCCGCCGTCACGGGCGCTCGGGGCAAAAGCAGTTCGGTGTCGACGTCTTCGGCAACCCGGTGGACTCACCTGGGAAAACTTTCGGCGTCCAGTGCAAAGGCAAGAACGTCAACTACGGCGCCGTTGCGACGATTGAGGAGTTCGACGCTGAACTGGCTAAGGCCGAGCTCTTCAGTCCACCGCTCGGCCATTGGACCTTCGTAACAACGGCGCCAGACGACGGCCCCCTCCAACGCCATGCCCAGGCCGTTTCCGAACAACGCCTCGCCCAAGGCCTCTTCCCGGTGGTCGCGTTCGGGTGGGAGACGATGCTGGCGTTGATCGCTCTGCAGCCGAACGTGATCAGCGCTTTCTATCCCGAGCATTCCGGCGTCCTGCGGCAGGTCTTGGCGACGTTGAAGGGCCTGCCCTCAAACGGCCAACTCGCCGATCTCCTCCAAGCCATCAGGGGCGCCACGGGGCATACGCCGCCCCAAACATCAGCCCTCGACTGGGTGGAGGTTCGGTTCGAGGCGCAGCGGGGACTCGGACCGGCCCTGATGGGGAGACCGCTGGGTCCCGCCGATGTGGTCGCCTGCCCCACCCTGCCCGA includes:
- a CDS encoding UvrD-helicase domain-containing protein; its protein translation is MFVWAEDDLNAEQAAAVMEPGSVFLTACPGSGKTRTLTYRIARELSLLTSPQQRVMAITYTHRAAEEIQDRIDGLGVDSSRLWIGTIHAFCLEWILKPYGIYHPSLRNGFRVIDPQARDALLDELCAASKVPGLSRWECDHYVTTSSTIFQCRDATLAPHVETILKQYRARLQADRQIDFEMMLKFSYQLIKRGDAVAKILSRIFTCILVDEYQDTKEIQYGILAAILKAGGGETRAFIVGDPNQAILASLGGHAMAVADFATLASVALVEKDLSRNYRSSRRIVEYFGHFNELTATIEAAGEHRDFASLITYDTETHQKDLEAELVRLIRRSIEVEKIAPHEVCVVAPQWAKLATMTRALIAALPEYEFNGPGAIPFARSPDNFWYKVSRIVLTKPHPALFVRRLRWAGEVLRELINAGAPVEHLSRRDFLRLCNGIRLNELDGLTYLRLFFDALLDVLGLSIDDYDTIKDHHVAFFDASTARLKLLVKEGGEGLSELSAFQKVFSERSGITVSSIHGVKGLEFDTVIAYCLLEDMVPHFSDPEGQASATKLLYVIGSRARKHLHLISEQGRQNKYREPYLPTKRLETYAYGYDAWPSPPPTTGVAPAPP
- the fliQ gene encoding flagellar biosynthesis protein FliQ → MMDGAEVLDVARAAIWLTVEISAPILIAGLVVGVAIGLFQALTQIQEQTLVYAPKIVAIFITLLIFLPMMAALMKKFMEQIAQRIAAM
- a CDS encoding NAD(P)/FAD-dependent oxidoreductase, encoding MDDIFDCLILGAGPAGLAAGLYLRRFRRTVLIADAGQSRAALIPRSHNVPGFTGGIRGADLLAQLREQLTPFGPVEWAGRITRLDRVDETVWRATIADRAVFGRTILFATGVVDRRPPISEPDQAIRDGLLRFCPICDGFEAMLDRIAVIGADDHAANEALFLRAYSPSVSMLTLGPNHEVSRSSREALDAANIPLISVQSDHLMVERGRLRARRMDGLALDPFEVVYGALGVKPQSDLAQAIGVGVDRSGCILVDEHQRTNLPTIYAAGDVARGLNQISVAVGEAAIAATAIHNSLAPARTVHD
- a CDS encoding c-type cytochrome; protein product: MQVMGWDLRHPRTHLGIVVVLGAAALLAAMAVGLTIGLGLYNIGADAPHTRPVYKVLQTLRDRSISVRAADIKPPANLGDPKRIASGAGLYTEMCSGCHLAPGLEKTEMSQGLYPQAPELWQSVDLTAGEQFWAIKHGIKMTAMPAWGRTHNDELIWDMVAFVRQLPTMSPAQYQAAIKSAPADHDEMMKEGGMPGMAMPGMTMAPKEPDAHPGHDH
- the fusA gene encoding elongation factor G, with product MSATSSKTPQLERPDEVRQLEKTLTERVDALLREPSPTRLLEVAETAFGLKHAGFAQLAAPPLRHLLASLRSRSAGSEMADAAGFLLARTVGVVDGAGPGTRQAPWAEDLTSAPAAAAVPASALPYRIEDYRNFGVIAHDQAGKATMAERILSCVGKTKNTADLQGGFATMAWDEPSQDSAASVAPAATAAIWNGKRFNVIDAPAPDDFALELPRSLRVLDGAVIVLDGAAGVEPQIETAWRLADEVPRIVFVDGMDRADADFDRSVASIGDRLGVRAVPIQLPLGSGAGLKGVVDLLRMKAVVWDDDSGAAGRDQEIPTNLLNEALAARAHLVESLIEHDREAVVAFRSGRPPSVETLKRSLRQGVLAGALHPVLCGSAAKGKGVQPILDAVADYLPSPADAPPARGVDFKTGEAVTRIPSDAEPLSAWAFRVAHDPLVGSLTFCRIYSGKLQEGMNLLNATRDKRERVARILLMHADTREDVKQAGAGDVVALAGLKETCTGDTLCDPLTSPVILQPMDCPPPVIEIPVEPRSLTGQEALRGALRGLVADDPSLIVSLDPSGRTILKGASERQLEAKLDILKRDYGIVARVGAPRAAYLETITRPATIDYTHKKQTGGAAQFARVTIAFEPGKSGSGFVFESAIAGEAVPKAFIPGVQKGLEAARASGLLAGFPVVDFKATLVGGGHHDVDSTFLAFEIATRTAFQELRGKGEPRLLEPIMKVEVVTPEEHLGQILGDLSGRRGAIQDIDRRGRAATVTALVPLARLFGYAQDLRSLSHGLAQFTMVHDRYAPAPDTAATFRS
- a CDS encoding 3'-5' exonuclease, which encodes METPDLAALEVMAAQLEASGRYRLLRRLESCTLAPITNAALLKDGVYIDTETTGTDSSRDEIIELAMVPFKYDADGRICAVGEAFTALREPKVPISAEITRITGITNEMVAGHAIDPNDVAAFIAQAAVVIAHNAQFDRRFVERLCEAFKLKGWACSMSQVDWAGEGFEGTKLSYLASQCGFFFEGHRAENDCLAGLEILGRPLKSGRTALSHLLEVARQPSWRIWAERSPFDLKDRLKARGYRWNGEEGPTPKAWYIDVAEADRDAELEYLAKEIYGGEIHLPTRKITAFERFSDRI
- a CDS encoding ATP-dependent nuclease; the protein is MHISRLQLVNYRNFARTSVTFKGGVNTIIGENGSGKTNLFRAIRLLLDGNLSWSASRMTRDDFHRGLGPDWQGHWIIISLDFADVSDDEAVQAMFLHGAGDAAAGGAVDRASYTLVCRPKAPRRVQLSKLAAGDVAGLDAIRAEMTIDDYETALFGKSTADFTDPAAYTALVGDFSAVQFPAELEPPGLGFRIQGAMTIYDHVCFTYIQALRDVVEEFRNNRTNPLLGLLRSKSGKISAATMDPITALVDQLNGKISDLDDVQEVRRNIRETISDAAGVTYSPTKLSIRSELPTEADRLFQSLKLFVGEADDGHEGGVQDLSLGGANLIYLTLKLLEFKYQKGKQACANILLIEEPEAHIHTHIQKTLFERLKYDETQIIYSTHSTHISEVSKVDSINILARSGASCEAYQPSVGLDTDQIGALERYLDAVRSNLLFAKSVILVEGDAEEILIPILVKQVLGISLDEMGVSLINIRSTGFENISVLFHADRIRKRCAIITDLDAPTIDITVHEGDTKETITDKGVAERSAKAGADRHERLTAMEAANPLVSCHFADHTFEVDFIKAGNVQTVVDVVPELYVQKAYRDAAIARLASGKLDEYGPQVLFLANKAGKGWFAVMLGRLITADTIVPGYILDALLKVHAPLSAPTIAAIIDHRLAALQANGADELDILMLGVEVEKYRTGEIDLDALKASLLANYPEGTLAEILSRL